CCGTTAGATGCAAAATCAACGATTATGATTTCATTCACGGACCGAAGGTgcgtttaaattttttttattcgtCTAATTTTTCCCGTATAGATGCACAAATTCTCACTTTCGCTCAGTTTATCACTCCCGTGCTTTCGTTAGTTGGCCTGTTCGCAGGTACGCtactctctccttctctttctctcgtGGAATTTCAATCGTTTAGTTGCAGGGAAACTTGAGTGTAACCCAGgtctagggttttggatccaaACTTGTTCGAATTTCGGCTGCTCcataatttttccttttgcaaTTTTGCCATCACTTTACTTGAATTTGGTTCTGTTTTGTTCATCGGCACCCGAAGGATTTCGTATTGCTTAGCAGTCAAATTATTTCCATGATTTATTAGATCTCATTGGTTTTCTTATACGAGTCTCGACTCGACTGAATGgcattgaattttttgtatttttctctttgtttttgctttcttataatggttttcctcttttcttctcgTTTTACAGCTTGCAAAGCAAGGGGTTCTCCTCAGAGTTCATTTCAAGGTATTGTTTCTATGGTTTGTTTTAAACGTTGCGAATTtgcttcattttgttttaattaatttgtttggtCTTTAGCTGCTTTTGCGTCATCTGCATGCCATATAGTTGTGGAAAGAGGGATGTAGATTAAATTACATTATGAATGAATCCTGATGAAAAAGCAGGCCCTTGTTTGTTTACCTGAGGAAGATTACTTTGTTTCATTAAGTTTTGTTTGTAAATTTTCAGATGGATTGGCAAGGCCAAAAGCTAGCTGAGCAGTTGATGCAAATACTGCTGTTGGTGTTCGCGGTGGTGGGTTTCCTCACTGGTTACATAACTGGGTCGTTCCAGATGATGGTTCTCACATATGCTGGTGGTGTGGTTCTCACCACATTGGTCACTGTCCCCAACTGGCCTTTCTTCAATCGCAACCCGCTCAAGTGGTTGGACCCGAGCGAAGCCGAGAAGCATCCCAAGCCGCAGCCACAGCAGCCTGTGAGTTCAAAGAAGAAAGCCTCCAAGAAGTAAGAAGTAGGTCACTTTTGACCGATCACAGCAATGGAGTAGCATTTGTAAGTTTCACTGTGTCATTTGTGACACCCAAATACCGTGCTAAAATTTGAATGAGACATTTACATTGTAAGACTTATGTTTTCAGCACTTTATACAATGAATGACTAGAACTAGAAGAGATGTTCTTGGTATCTGCAGCTTTGTGTTTTATGCGTTTCTGATTCAGAAATAGGAAGCCGTTTGCTTTGCTTTTGACAGTTAATAGATgcaaaataatttacaaaagTAACCTGATAACTGTTATATAACTCTTCAAAACATGTGGGGTAGAGTAAAAAGGTTGAAAGCCAAGGAACTAGAATTAAGAAATTACTGAATCAAAGATTTAAGCATGATTAAGTGTGAAGATGTCTGGCATTGGTTTGGCTACAACTAGCAAACTCTGCTTGCATGTTTCACTACAATAGACTCCAGCCATCCGATTACTTTCATGCTGTTATCTGTACAGCCGTGGTCCGTCAGTCTACCTTCTGTAATGAGATCGAGGTTCAAACTCAACTATTTACAGTGTATAGGAAGCAACTTCCTACTGGTTTTCATCCCTCATTGCCTTTAAAAAGGGATCGTTTTCCTCATCTAGTAAGTTGTCGTCATCATCCAGCTCATCTAATTCATCAAGTAGTGATTGGTTCATACTCTTGCGAGATACTCTCCTATGCTTCTTGAGCTCCAACCGTGGTTCTGCTTGCTGAACACCCTTATCTCCCATCTTGTACCTGCAAAGATTATGACACATTTAGGTTCaataacataacaaacaaaatatgtaAGGTACTAAAACTATGTACCAGAGATTATGTGAGATACAACTGAACTACATTTGTGTTAGTAATGAGACTAAAACGGAATGTGTAAGTTATGCAAACTATATGATAGAGATACAACTGAACAACATTTTGGGTCCTCATCGAAAGTGAAAACTAAAAGGAATCCAGGGCGAAGTAGCACAATGATGAATGCCATTTGCTGAAATAACACCATTCAGCTGTTGAAACCTGTCCAACAAGCTGTCCATTCAACAAGTATTCATCATTGTGCTCTTTCAGACATAATCATTGAACTACCAAAATGATTATGTCTGAAAGAGCACAAGCTGTCCATTCAACAAGTGGTTATGGCAGAGATTATGTGTGAAATAGCACAATGATGAATACCAGAGCGAAGTTAAGCAGCCAGAAAATGATGATAACAATTATTCTTTCTTTGCTTATCAgtatgaataataaataaaattttacaattttttaacATGTAAAGAAAGGATTTCCAAGTGATTTAAGCCATAAAGATGGTGAAACGATAGCCGCCATCACCCAACCACTATGTTTCTGTGCAGCATATCATTTCTCACTTTACACCATAACAACCATGGTATCCGCATTCAAGTAGCAGTTTTCATAAACCGCAGAAATGAACAATTTAGTTCAATAAGCATGCATACAGGGCTAATGACGTGCTATATAGAACTCAAACATACCTTACGTCACCCTCCTTTTTTGTTCCAAAAGTCCTCAACTGAAATTCCTCTCTGATTCTGATCTCATCAAGAAGTTGGAAATAGTATGGATATCTTTCCCAATCAGCTTTAACGATGCACCCTGGTTCACCAAGATGCAGGCAATCATTGAACGAGCATTTTGCAGGCTCACTGTCACTGAGCATCTGGCGGATCTGATCAGGATAAACGAGACAGTACCGATAGAAACCAATAAAAGTTAACATGTGCTATGAATGTGATGCAAAAGGAACTTAAGTACATGAATCAAGTGCAGTTTATAACACAAAGTACACAAACCTCTGGGAATGCTTGTGCCAGAGATTGCTTTGTTACTTTCATTAAACTAGGCTGGTTGAACCCAGGAGTATCAGCAAGATAACCCCCTGCAGACAGTGGAAGCAACGAGACATTCCGAGTAGTATGTTTCCCCCTGCCACTTCTTGTTGAAACCTGTCCAACAAGCTGATCCTCAAACCACTTGCTGCCTAAAATCTGTAATAAGGACATGGAAGAAGAATGGGAAAATGAGTACCATAGTGGTTGCACAAACACAGCATTGGAAAGAAAacgagaaaagaaagaagagagagataaaacCTACTGGATCAAACAAATTTTCCCCTTCTGCAGCATCCGAAGCATTGTGGTTGTTCCTCAAAGCATTAATCAGACTAGACTTTCCAACTCCACTTGGACCTACAATCACACTTGTTTGATCTCTCAATATAAAGGCAAGGGAATCAAGTCCATATTTAGATTCAACGCTGCAAAAATTTGGCTTGTAGCCCCACTTGTGTAGCCTAGAATTCCATGCAACCATTGCCTGCGTATTTCATCAAAGACTAGCACGCTTAAGAATCAATACTACCAGAAAGATGGATAAAGATTATATAGCAACTTATAAAAGCAAACCACATTTATCATGCCAAAATCATCCCAATTCGCATTCCAATTCGGTCAAGTGCTAAATTTGGAGATTACACAGAGAAATATGATAGAACCAGAGCTTGCACAAAATGTCATCTATAGCACCAGCACTACATTAGGcacttttgttttccttttcttagaGGCCGCTTACTAAACAGCTTTAACCAAACATTGTGTACTATGAATCTTGCCTCAGAGGCTCAGAGGCTCAGCCAATTAAACACTAGAGATGATTAAATTAGAGCAAATTAAGAAGCCAAACTAATCACCACCATTAACAGAAGTTAGAGAAGAATCGGATTCGAACCTCTTCGTCAACCAGCTCGCACTTGTTCAAAGCGAGTGTGAGTGGAATTCCAGTGGACTCGGCCTCGATCAAGAACCTAGTGAGCGCGAACGGCTCGAGCTTGGGCTGGTCCATGGAGAAGAGCACGAGTAGATGGTCCACATTGGCGACGGGCGGGTCAAGAATCTCGGAGCTCCGCTGGTACACATTCTCGATCATGCCCCGGCGGTCCACCCAATCAATGGACCCCACCAGCACCTTGTCCCCAACTAACACTCTCCTCTTGATCTTCTTCAGCACCGCCTTCACAACACACAGCAACTCCACTTTGCTCTCGTCGAAGCTTCTAGGAGGTTCCACTATGACGCGCATGAAGTTGGCTTGGGCGGCGGCGACGGTGCCGACGCTTTTGGATTCAGAGAGAGGCGGCTTGTCCTGAGGAGAGAGAACCGGGGCGAGGGACGAGTAGTCCTTGACGGTCTGTTTGGCTCTGAGAAGCTTCTTGCTCGGGGGCTGGGATTTCCTGGAGACATTAGGGTTGTGCTGCTGTTTGGCTGCGGCGACGGAGAAGCATCGGAGGGTTGAGATTTGGCGGATGAGCTTGGCGACGGTTGGGAGAGTTGTGGCGGTGGTGGTAGGGATGATGGTGCCGTGGCGGAGGATGGAAATGGAGGCAATCGGCATGGAGGAGGTGGTGTTTGGTTACGGAGATTAATTTGGTTCGGTGAGGGATGGGTTTGGCCTTTGGCGTTGGTAATCTAATTGAAATTTGGTTCAGTTAGAAGAGGGGGAGAGGGGTTATGGAGTTTGGGACTCATTTCTGTTAACAGATGGGAGTGGAAGGAACTGCACAGTCATTTGCCAATCCACAATATTTCCCTCCTTACCCATAAAAAGGAACTCCACCTTCCTTGTCCTTCGCGAATTATCCAGCTCGCAGTATGCTGCTAGCTAACTGACTGCGAAATACAGCTGAAAACGACGTCGTCTTGTGATGCTAATGCGATGGATGGATCAACGTGAACTTCATGGCTTCGCCCGACTCTGGTGCAAACTTGACAACCAGTGATGAAGACCGAAGTCCAAtatcaaaaaggaaagaagagaaatgagCCCGATAACTGAAGCTTAGGCCCCTTTTCTTGGGCCTTGTAACCTTTAGCCTATTAGATTATAGTTTCAATTTGGTGGTCGAGGATGTGAATTTGTATATgtggcttctttttttctttcttaatacTACCATCTAACACCACCGCCACAATCACCACCCTTTTGTGCATCCTAAAATTTcgatcaaattttattttaatattttaaagttaAAGTGGCTCATTTACCATTGATTGTGATTTCGTATTCCACTTTACCTCCCACTGTTATCTGAATTAATAAGCCTATTAGTTTTGATGACGTGGAATGgctattttagtttttttactGCAAGTGATGATGTGTTATATGAAAGgcctacttttttttttttgggttaaattgaattaaatttaaaataatgtaattacttgtttaattaaaatatatatataattaataaaataaaaatatttcttctttatgctttaaaaataaaataaattataaataaacgcTACCTAGATCCAACTCTCCCCAGCAACACCATCTCAAGCAGCTTCCCCAGCCCCTCTCCACTCCTTTATACTTCTTCCttccaatttccaaaacataaaaaacacCATCTCAAGCAGCTTCCCCAGCCCCTCTCCACTCCTTTATACTTCTTCCTTCCAATTTCcgaaacataaaaaagaaaataaaggatCAATCCCTATCCCCAAAGAATGGCATCATCCTTCCtcctttctcctctctctgcACCCAACCACCACACCATCATCCATAACCACCCAAACCCACCACCAATCATACCCACCAACAGCCCCCACTAGCCATGCCATCACCACCCTTTTTCTTCAGCAATGTCTGCTCTCTCTTCCACACGTTGACCATTCCGTCTAGCGTCCACCGTTCACATGTACACCAACCCCTCGACGCTAGCGACGACAGAGTTGTCGTAGTGGACGTGGATGGACAAAACGACGTCGGAGTGCTTGATCCATATGGTTTTCtgtcttttgttttgaattattGTTTGAAAAGCTAGTGATTTAGGGTCTGTCCATTTGATTTGGAGTAAAAATGTTTCAATTTAGGTTTAGAATGAgggaattttgggtttgaatgTAAGGATTGTATCATGGGCGGCACTATGCACAGGGCAGATTGGGTGTCTGTCCAGCcctatttttttcaaagaaacaaatacCTACATGTGTTATAAGCCCagaccaaaatttaaaaaattaaaattaaaagcaaaCCCTACACACATGCTGCCCATCCAAGTGGTCTCATATCTTTGCTCTCCTTCACTTTTGGCTATGagacttctttttttggtaaataccATGAGGTGTCCCCACACCCGAAGGGTGGGATTAATTCCCGTTCGGAGTTCGGCTTGTCCCTGGCTACAAAGTGCTTTCAATGGGTTTCGAACCTCTGCCATTGAGGCACTACGTAGTTCGCCAGCTGAAGGTGGTAGCTTGCCAACCGCACCACACCTTGTGGTTGCTATAAGCCttcttgtttctctctctttgctacCCTACAACATCAACTTGTTTcgcccttcttcttttttgggtcaaattcTTCCTCTATTGACTACATCTTCTATTATCTTGGGTGGGCAACTTGGCAACAAcatcttttcttctccttttatTAACCAACATTATTctcattctctcattttctaTATATCTTTAATTCTAATTCTAATTTAAAATTGAGTATTCTAGGGTTTAATTAGggatgaattataattttgggattttgttgaaattaattaggaCTTTTGATTAGGGATGAATTAGTCTAGCGCTTTGATTTggaattttgttaaaattgagtATTCTATGGTTTAATTGGGGATGAATtgtaatttttggtttggtattATTGAGATGCTATTATgaaatttgtttgattttttgttgatatgtttgattaaaaaaatttctacatATTATTCATAGGCTATCTTTTATTATGTCGGATCACAATCGGAATCCCAAGAGAACAAAGAATTTGTTGTccttttttaagaaaaagaatgatggATCATAATCTAGTACATTGTCTTCTAGCATTTATTTATCTACTCCAATATGTGATAAGCAAAATCTTCCCGAGTCTCCCATTGTTGAGACTTCAGTTGAAAGAGTTGAATCTCAAAGAGTCAATGATGATCATGATTTTAATATCAATTATCTTGAGCGTGATCCAGGATTACGTAATCTAATGTGCAATTATCCGGTGAATGAACAAGATAATGTGCGAAGTGCATATATTCTTTTAGGACCATATCAACCCGAGTCAGAAGATTATCCAAGCCACTTAGAAAGGCGAGACTTTCATCGATTTAATAAAAAGTGGTTTGGCCAATTCACTTGGCTTGAGTATTCAGTTGCTAAGAataatgtattttatttttcttgctttctttttgaCATGAATCAGTCACACCCAACCTTTATTGTTGATGGGTATAAAAAATGGAAGAGAATTGGTGGGAATCAATGTGCATTTCAGCATCATGTAGGCAAGCTAAATTCACTACATCATCTTGCTATGCAAAAatggattaattttaaaaaaagctcATCTCTTCATATTGAAAAAGATAAGCAATCAAAGCAACAAGTGATGAACAATTGGTTGCGACTTACGACCACACTAGAGGGTATTAAGTATCTAGCAAATCAAGCAATGGCTTTTCGAGGCCACAATGAATCCGTGGACTCATCTAGTAGAGTCCTCGGCAAGAAAATTCTAGAAGTTGAGAAAGTTGTCATAGATAAGCCTTATTTCAATCCATGCCTTCACCCATGTTTActaatgttgaggcccaaaaaagtcCTGTAAGCCCAAAGATATTTAAAGcccaatataacatataatgttAGTCATGCGTTAATCCAAGCTgtattttagaaattaatttattaaataaatatagaaatagtGTGCATGTCATGCCAAGTCAATAGTACATTTTTCCTATGCCAATCACCTACCAAGCTCACATGAACCCAAGTCATGTGGTTTACGGGCTTGCACGAGGGATTGTGGTGTGTAAGGTTACGGAGGTCCACAAGGCCCACGGAAGCTCTTGGATAATAGAGACTTTGGGCTAGCTACTTGGGATCACCAAAGTCCAAGCCCATTGCTTGGAGTTCTCCAATGTGGGTGAACAAATGAGATATTCTTCAAGTACTTTCTTTTACCCATAGGAAATAGTCATTTTTCAATGCATAGCTTTACctactggaaaaaaaaaaagaaaaaagtccCAATGCTCCTTATTACCCGCTGGAAACAAGCCAATTCCAACACATCCTTTTACCCAGTGGAAATAGTCATTTTTCAATGCTTAGCTTTACCTGCTGGAAATAAGAATGTCCTAATGCTCCATTTTATCCGTTGGAAATAGACTAGCTCTAACACTTCCTTTTACCTATTGGAAACCAAAGAGAGCCTTCACCTTCTATAATTTAGGAGGCATTGCCTAGGCAAAACCAACCCCTTTTGGTGGCTACAAGGCTCTTAGCAACTATGAGAACTCACCTCTCTTCAGCTGCTGCAAGCATTCCAGCAGCCATCACAGACATTCTTGAGCCGTCAACCTCCATCCTTTGGCTGCTGCAAGCATTCTAGCGGCCATTCCAGCCATCCTCAGCTATCACAACTATTTTTTCTACTTTCTTAGCCTTGAAATCCTCCATCTTCCCTATAAAGCCTCATCAAGCATAACTCCAAGCTTTTCTTTCCTCCTCATACCCTTCCAAACTATAAACACCATAGCCTTcaagcctcaagcttttcctTACATCCTCCCACCTCTAGAACTCATAAATCTCTCTGGAATCATAGTCACAAACACCATAGCCTTCAAAGTCTTAAGCTTTTCTTAAACACCATAACCTCATTCATTTGACTGCTATAAGCATCCCAACAACCATCACAGCCAAACTATCAAACCACCATAGCCATAGcttcaaataataaattctcAACACCCAAACTCAAGTATATCAAACACCACGCCAAGCACAACCATTCTCATTTTCTAAACTTGTGGGTCACTCCaagctctcatgccaagctcatATAATCTCATATCAACACCAGCAAGTCATCTTCAACCATCTAGACCACGACCAAGCAATCGTCAAGCTGTTGAAAAtctactcaagccacccatcctttatctctctctctctctctctctctctctctctctctctttctctctcttttgggAAGTAAACGCCGACATCGCAAACTCTTCGTCTAGCTGTCGAAAATACCCAAAATCTCAAGCCTTAATCCTTTCTTTATACTCATTTTCTCTTAGCTCCCAcgccacaagcctctcatgccaagcctaGTAGTATCTTAATTCACCAAAGCAAATTCTCATGCCAAGCCTGTGCAACATCAATGCACCATCTCCAACTCTTCGTCTAGCTACTGGAAACATCAGGACAAAATAAGCAACCgttggaagaagaacaaagtactCATCTGAGACTTGCTTCTCCATCGGGATGCTTTGGGCCTAGTTCTCGCTAACTCAGAAAAAGAGGCAAGAAGGCTTGATTCACCACTCTATGGCGGTCCAAGAATCAACAAGCCCGGACGAGCCTTCCGACGGAAAAAGACCCCAACAACTAACatagagaaataataaaatacacaAGTCTTGCGTTAAAATCTGTGATTTGATACCTttaaaaattaggatttttatCAACTAACTAAAGGTAGTCTATCCAAATCCAGTTCTTTATTTCTTCTAAGGTCCCTGATTtcatacttttttcttttggggctTTAATGAAGCAGTACTTTTGATTTCATACTTCAAATAAGTAAATATGTCATTAAGGTAAAAATATCAacaatttgttataaaaaatataattttcattttccataAAGCTAAATACGaaaacatttatattataaataacttataaacaaattggaaagtttTAAGGTACAAtgaaatttaagaaaataaaataataggtaagtaaaatcaaaataaataataaataagaatGCGAGTTTGGTACAGTGAAGCACATCAAAGACGTTGTCCTAAAGCTGtgtagcctccctacgtgcaggtactgatggtctacaagactccaagatatgACCCTTTatacacaaactcaagatctACTATAAGGACATTCATAGACAgatataggtatccaagtcaTAGAACCATtgccaaaataataatataaagtagagaatatatataaaagtagaAAAGGAGAGAATTAGTTTGTGGTGGTGATTGTGGTGATTGTGgtatgtgatattctgatGGTGTATTGTGGTTgtttcaaatgtgaaggaggaatgaccttttataggcatccaataACATGTAACCTTCACCAACCAGAAAAGTTCACCTACtaaaaaattaaggcattcaatatagaaataaaacttgaatattaaatatttataacccctacaataaataaaataaaacaaccaaaataaattttttttaaagggttaaaattttaaaacctttttaaaattccaacacaATTGTCCCAAAGCTTTGAACATGATAACTCGTGACTCAAGTTTATATAAGTCAActacaaatttgattttactAAACAATCGAGGACGAAAAGTGAATATTTGACCAAAGTTTTTAAATGGATCACATCTAATAAGAATATGTGATTTGTGACTAGCAAAATGAATATTAAGATTGTCATATCTTTCAGCGTGTGTGGTGTGATATTCTTTTTTACTCTGAAGTTTTTCCCATGTGATTTTCTCTGAGAAGATTTTAATAAGGCCACACATAACATGCCCATTATTCCCACTATCTAATAGAATGAAATCTATctatgccaaaaaaaaaaaaaaaaaaaaaagaaagaaaagattatCCCAATGGTGATTATCGTGTACCATATAATATGCTCTCGAGGCATCCGATACTATATCTATTTTATGCAACCTATGAGGTGGAGAGTCAATGGTATTATTTTATCCTGGATAGGAATGACAACACAATCTGATTTCAGAcagtatgagagagagagagagagagagagagagagagagagagagagagagagagagagagagagtatgaTTTCAAGATAAACATGAAATTCCATGGTTATCATTGAACCATTAAGCAAGACTAATTCAAATCGTCTGCTTAAATAACACCACATTTATGTATATAAGATGCATGCATGCAGGTTTCGTATCT
The window above is part of the Prunus dulcis chromosome 1, ALMONDv2, whole genome shotgun sequence genome. Proteins encoded here:
- the LOC117623966 gene encoding probable signal peptidase complex subunit 1, whose protein sequence is MDWQGQKLAEQLMQILLLVFAVVGFLTGYITGSFQMMVLTYAGGVVLTTLVTVPNWPFFNRNPLKWLDPSEAEKHPKPQPQQPVSSKKKASKK
- the LOC117623956 gene encoding small ribosomal subunit biogenesis GTPase RsgA 1, mitochondrial, yielding MPIASISILRHGTIIPTTTATTLPTVAKLIRQISTLRCFSVAAAKQQHNPNVSRKSQPPSKKLLRAKQTVKDYSSLAPVLSPQDKPPLSESKSVGTVAAAQANFMRVIVEPPRSFDESKVELLCVVKAVLKKIKRRVLVGDKVLVGSIDWVDRRGMIENVYQRSSEILDPPVANVDHLLVLFSMDQPKLEPFALTRFLIEAESTGIPLTLALNKCELVDEEAMVAWNSRLHKWGYKPNFCSVESKYGLDSLAFILRDQTSVIVGPSGVGKSSLINALRNNHNASDAAEGENLFDPILGSKWFEDQLVGQVSTRSGRGKHTTRNVSLLPLSAGGYLADTPGFNQPSLMKVTKQSLAQAFPEIRQMLSDSEPAKCSFNDCLHLGEPGCIVKADWERYPYYFQLLDEIRIREEFQLRTFGTKKEGDVRYKMGDKGVQQAEPRLELKKHRRVSRKSMNQSLLDELDELDDDDNLLDEENDPFLKAMRDENQ